Proteins from one Periplaneta americana isolate PAMFEO1 chromosome 6, P.americana_PAMFEO1_priV1, whole genome shotgun sequence genomic window:
- the LOC138701963 gene encoding uncharacterized protein isoform X1, which translates to MDTEDNEQQQINQANVSEIRKMVKNLDQHHGLQLVDAVPVLLKLFCTDSMNLKSLHLKSLIQVGFHVLEVSYIKDNESNEFSARLLTLLLNSSENEDREVERSKKIYIFAAWCNSETISMPLHLHERIAPIWKNYLQEILFNLVAEFHSTCHNEHQQQLDKIFTSPDVIIFLNICRHSPLIFQATVTTFTNFLINMNGCSIIVSLMSEFIKLVEYHCKESLPSLFPKKYKELVSYLRLNPDINNSFDEYGGDFKKQHVLELLVTAFREEKYNGLTLVSCFPAWLFHLVKYYSEEYDRKFFSDFCF; encoded by the exons ATGGATACTGAAGACAATGAGCAGCAGCAAATAAATCAAGCTAATGTG agTGAAAtccgaaaaatggtgaaaaattTGGATCAGCATCATGGTTTGCAACTTGTTGATGCTGTACCCgttcttttgaaattattctgTACGGACAGTATGAACCTCAAGTCTCTTCATCTTAAGTCACTTATACAAGTTGGGTTCCATGTTCTGGAAGTAAGCTATATCAAGGACAATGAGAGCAATGAATTTTCAGCACGACTGCTTACCCTACTATTGAATTCATCAGAAAATGAAGACAGAGAAGTGGAAAGGagcaagaaaatatatatttttgcagCATGGTGCAACTCAG AAACCATTTCAATGCCACTTCACCTGCATGAGAGAATAGCACCAATATGGAAAAATTATCTTCAAGAAATTCTCTTCAATCTGGTAGCTGAATTTCATTCAACATGTCATAACGAACATCAGCAACAGTTAGACAAGATATTCACTTCACCAGATGTAATCATTTTTTTGAATATTTGTCGCCATTCACCGCTGATATTTCAAGCTACTGTTACAacattcactaattttcttatAAACATGAATGGTTGTTCAATAATCGTATCTCTTATGAGTGAATTTATTAAACTAGTGGAGTATCACTGTAAAGAAAGTTTACCATCACTATTTCCAAAGAAATATAAAGAACTCGTTTCATACTTACGGTTAAATCCAGATATCAACAATAGTTTTGATGAATATGGTGGTGATTTTAAGAAGCAACATGTACTGGAGCTCTTGGTTACAGCttttagagaagaaaaatataatggtcTGACTTTAGTGAGTTGTTTTCCAGCTTGGCTTTTCCATCTAGTTAAGTATTATTCTGAAGAATATGACAGAAAATTCTTCAGTGACTTCTGCTTCTAA
- the LOC138701963 gene encoding uncharacterized protein isoform X2 has translation MDTEDNEQQQINQANVSEIRKMVKNLDQHHGLQLVDAVPVLLKLFCTDSMNLKSLHLKSLIQVGFHVLEVSYIKDNESNEFSARLLTLLLNSSENEDREVERSKKIYIFAAWCNSG, from the exons ATGGATACTGAAGACAATGAGCAGCAGCAAATAAATCAAGCTAATGTG agTGAAAtccgaaaaatggtgaaaaattTGGATCAGCATCATGGTTTGCAACTTGTTGATGCTGTACCCgttcttttgaaattattctgTACGGACAGTATGAACCTCAAGTCTCTTCATCTTAAGTCACTTATACAAGTTGGGTTCCATGTTCTGGAAGTAAGCTATATCAAGGACAATGAGAGCAATGAATTTTCAGCACGACTGCTTACCCTACTATTGAATTCATCAGAAAATGAAGACAGAGAAGTGGAAAGGagcaagaaaatatatatttttgcagCATGGTGCAACTCAG